The genomic region GACGCACGCGCCCCTCCAGCATCAATTCACCCAGCACCTCATTGGGCGGGCGCGCCTTGCGGTAGGTGCGTTGGGAGCTCATGGCGTCGAAGCAGTCGCACACGGCGGCCATGCGGCCATAGAGGCTGATTTTGTCGCCCGCCAGACCGTTGGGATAGCCGCTGCCGTCCAGGCGCTCATGGTGCTGGCTGACGATGAGGGGGATGATGCGGTCCCGTCCCGATTTCATCTCTTGCAGCAGATCAAGACTGATGGTGACGTGGGATTCGATCTGATCACGCTCGTCACCACTGAGCGGGGTGATTTTGTGGATCAGCTTCTGCGGCAGCAGCGCTTTGCCAATATCGTGCAGAATGCCGCCCATGCCGATGGTGGTGACGGTCTGCTCGTCCAGCTCCATGCTGCGCGCCATGGCCATCAAGTAGATGGAGACGTTGATGGCGTGATCAAACCCTTCGCCATCGAACTCACGCAGCATGGAGAGGCTGAGCAGCGCCTCGGGGTCCCGCGCCAGGGAGGCGTTCATCTGATTGACCGACAGGTCCATCTCGCTCAGGTCCAACGGCTCGCCCGCTTTGGCGCTGCCGACCAATTCCGCAATGGTCTGCTCGGCCACAGCCATCACTTCCAACGCTTTGACCGTCTCCTCGGCCCACTGATTCTCGGAGCGCAGGGAGGGGTCTTCCAGCCAATCGTCATCCTCGCCCATTTCAGCCAACTGTATGGCGAGGGCTTCTTCGGCTTCAGTTTCACTCAGCGATGAGGGCAGGCTGTCGGAATCACGATTCATATGGCGGTCCTGATAAAATGGGCGACAGTGGAATAGTATCGTGACGGGCGTTATGCGGTCCAGTATTGAAAAAAATAGTCTGATTTAATTGTATTAAGCGTGGATGGTGATCAAACGGTTTTCTCTATAAATAAGGCCGAGCGCCCTGGCGAAAGTTCGCCAGGGCGCTGCGATTTTCTCATTTAGCTGTTCTGATAGTGGTCCATCAGAATTTTCGCGCACTCAGGGCGAGTAAACTCCGGCGGGGGGGCAATGCCCTGGCCCAGCATTTCACGCACTTTGGTGCCCGACAGCAGGACGAAGTCCTCTTTGGTGTGGTCCGGCGCGTCGCGCATCATCACCACCTGGTTGAGCTTTTTGGACCAGGCGGTGTGGTCGGCGCGGAATACTTCGATCAGCAGCGACTCGGCGACGATGGGGGTGTCGAAAATGGTTTGGGCGTCAAAGGCGCCGTAGTAGTCGCCCACGCCAGCGTGGTCGCGACCGACGATGAAGTGGGTGCAGCCGCAGTTCTGACGGAACACCGCATGCAGCAGCGCTTCGCGCGGACCGGCGTAGAGCATGTCAAAGCCGTAGCCGGTGATCATCACGGTGTTGGGCGGGAAGTAGAGCTCCACCATTTTGCGGATGGAGGCGTCGCGCACCGGGGCGGGGATGTCGCCGGGCTTGAGTTTGCCCAGCAGCATGTGGATCAGGATGCCGTCGGCGTTGACCGCTTTTTGCGCCATGCGGCACAGCTCTTCGTGGGCGCGGTGCATGGGGTTGCGGGTCTGGAACGCCACCACCTTGTTCCAACCGTGCTCCTGGATCTCGTTGCGGATCTCCACGGCGGTGCGGAAGGTGTCGGGGAAGTCCTGTTGGAAGTAGCTGAAGTTCAGCACTTCAATGGGGCCGGACAGAACGGTTTTGCCCAGGCTCTTGAAGGTCTTCACGCCGGGGTGCTCGGGATCGGTGGTGCCGTAGACCTGTTCGGACATGGCGTCGATCTGGGCGTCGGAGGCCTCTTCGATGGCTTCGATGTCCATCACCGCCAGCACCGGGTTGCCCTCGACGTTGGGGTCGCGCAGGGCGATGCGCTTGGCGTCTCCGATGGCGGCGACGTTATCGGTCATGTTCAGCACCGGGGTGGGCCAGAACAGGCCGTCGGTGGTCTGCATCTTTTCGCACACCGACACCGCGTCGGCCAGATTCATGAAGCCTTTGAGCGGAGTGAAGTAGCCCGCGCCCAGCATCACCGCGTTGCCGGCGGCGGCGGAGTTGATCAACAGCGACGGGAGGGACTCAGCTTCCTTGGCGAGCGCGTGGTGCTTCTCGGAATCGTATACAAACAACGGCGTTAAGGCGTCTGCGCCATGAGGCTTGATCATGAGCTCTCTCTCCTGATAACTGCGTCAAAGGGGGCCTGCCGCAAAGCGGTGGCGTCATGTCATGGGATGCCGAATGATGGCACAAGCGCGCCGTTCCCACAATGCGCTTTGGCGTTGGTGGCATAATCCCAAAACATCATGGGTATTTACACGCGTTGTTCTTGGCGCGCAAGCGAGCATGGCGCGCCACCACAGCATGTGGGCGCTTATTTGGCGACTGCTTCTTGGGCGGCCAGCAAGTCATGGATCTGTTGCAATGCCAAACGGTCGGCCAATATCAGGGCGGTGTTGCCGTCATGATCCCGCACTGTCCGGTCGGCCCCATGCTCTAACAGCAGGGAGACGTTTTGCGGATGCTTGCCGCGCACCGCAAACATCAGCGGCGTGTAGCCATCGGCGTCCGGGGCGTCGATGGGCGACTTATACTGAAGGAGCAGGCTGACGATGGCGCTATCGCCGCGTTCCGCCGCGATGTGCAGCGGGCTGCAGCCGCAGGCGTCGTTAAGGGTGACGTCGGCGCCGTTATCCAGCAGTTGATGGACGATATTCATCGCGCCCTTTTCGATGGCGCGCATGAGGGCGTTTTCGCCATATTTGTCGCGCAGATTGACCTCGGCGCCGTGGTTAAGCAGCATCGCCACCAGTTCGGGATTGTCTGACTGGGCGGCCAGAATCAGCGGCGTACGCTGGCGGTTGTCGCGTGCATTGACGTCCACATTATAGCGCAGCAGGTGGCGCACAATGATCAGCGCGCGGCGGCGCTCCTCCCACTTGGCCAGACGAAAGCGCGACAGGCGCAGCAGCGGCGTACCGCCGGAACGGGGGCGGAAGTTGGCGTCGGCGCCGTGTTTGAGCAGAGCGTGGACAACATCCTCATGCAGTCCTTCGATAGCCATGATCAGGGCGGAGGATTGCTTGTCGCCGAACAGGGCGTTGACGTCGGCGCCTTTAGCCACCAGATAGTGGACCAGTTTGACATGACCCTCCTGGGCGGCCCACATCAGCGGCGTCATGCCGTTGATGGTGCGGGCGTTGACGTCGGCCCCCGCGCCTAAATCGCGCACCGCGGCGTGCAGATCGCCCGCCTCAACGTGACGCCGGAGATCCTGGATCAGCACATCCATCGCCCAGGCGCTGGCGGGCGCAGCCCACAGACTCAGGACAACAGCGAAGAGGGCAATCCGCTTCATGGTGAACGCGCTCCATGATCTTCCGGTGATGCGCGTCGCAAAGGGCGCTGGCGCGGGTCAGTGCTGCGCCAGACCTTTGCAGGCGGCAATTCTTCAAACATAGTCGATTGCTTCGGCTGGGGACAACCACTGATACGTTGGGAGGTGGGGCGATTCGGCGCGTGTGTTGCGCACCTTCGTCCAGGGTGGCTCAGGTTTGACTCAACTGCGGGAGAGGTCGGGCGGTTGCTTTTTCAGCTTGCGCACGAGGAAGCGCGCCGGGTGAACATGGCGCGCCACATCCATGGGTAGGGGCCAGGGGGCGCCCAATAGCGTGGCGACGCACTGGCGCGCCATCAGTGGACCGGTGAGCAGTCCGCGCGAACCCAGACCGCCCAGCGCAAATAGCCCCGGCGCATAGCGCGCGGCGGGGAAGGGGCCGCCGCGTTTGCCCTGATACAGTTTCGCATAATCCGAGATATAGGCGTGGGCGTCCGGCAGCGGCCCGCTCACCGGCAGATGGTCCGGGGTGGCGGCGCGCAGGGCGGCGCGCCCCCCGGCGGAAGTCTCTGGCAGGATGTCGGCCAGCGCGGGCCACTGGTCGCGCGGCTGTTGCAGATTGAAGGCGTGGTCGGCGGCGTGGAGCGTGCGCCACGCGGCGTCGGACGGGTTATCCCATGGGGCAAATGTAGCGCCCAGCACTTGTCGGGTCTGTCCCTGCTCATCAATATAGGGCGGAGTGAGGTAGCCGCCGAACAGCGCGCCGCTCCGCTGCGCGCGGGTGGCCCTGGGGGTGAGCAGACTCAACTGGCCGCGCATCGCTTGCAGCGGCAGATCCGGCGCGATAGGGCCGCCAGTGGCGCCCAGCGCGGAGATCACCGCCGCTGCTTCGGCGATGACGCCGCCATCGGCGTCGCGCAGAATCCAGGTCTCGCCATGGCGCGCAATGGCGGCGACTTCCCGCCCCAAGCGTTGTGGCGCGCTATTGGCCAGCCATTGGCACAGACGCCCGGGCCACAGACAGCCCGCCTGGGCGTACCAGA from Magnetofaba australis IT-1 harbors:
- a CDS encoding HD-GYP domain-containing protein translates to MNRDSDSLPSSLSETEAEEALAIQLAEMGEDDDWLEDPSLRSENQWAEETVKALEVMAVAEQTIAELVGSAKAGEPLDLSEMDLSVNQMNASLARDPEALLSLSMLREFDGEGFDHAINVSIYLMAMARSMELDEQTVTTIGMGGILHDIGKALLPQKLIHKITPLSGDERDQIESHVTISLDLLQEMKSGRDRIIPLIVSQHHERLDGSGYPNGLAGDKISLYGRMAAVCDCFDAMSSQRTYRKARPPNEVLGELMLEGRVRRRLDQELVERFVRVVGVYPVGSLVRLADGRVGVVMRNNPQDLLRPSIKVIARDNGATPITPQRLDLSKRPKGVEGLRIVSHESPASMRIDPMSFMPSPESYSTH
- the sat gene encoding sulfate adenylyltransferase encodes the protein MIKPHGADALTPLFVYDSEKHHALAKEAESLPSLLINSAAAGNAVMLGAGYFTPLKGFMNLADAVSVCEKMQTTDGLFWPTPVLNMTDNVAAIGDAKRIALRDPNVEGNPVLAVMDIEAIEEASDAQIDAMSEQVYGTTDPEHPGVKTFKSLGKTVLSGPIEVLNFSYFQQDFPDTFRTAVEIRNEIQEHGWNKVVAFQTRNPMHRAHEELCRMAQKAVNADGILIHMLLGKLKPGDIPAPVRDASIRKMVELYFPPNTVMITGYGFDMLYAGPREALLHAVFRQNCGCTHFIVGRDHAGVGDYYGAFDAQTIFDTPIVAESLLIEVFRADHTAWSKKLNQVVMMRDAPDHTKEDFVLLSGTKVREMLGQGIAPPPEFTRPECAKILMDHYQNS
- a CDS encoding ankyrin repeat domain-containing protein, whose product is MKRIALFAVVLSLWAAPASAWAMDVLIQDLRRHVEAGDLHAAVRDLGAGADVNARTINGMTPLMWAAQEGHVKLVHYLVAKGADVNALFGDKQSSALIMAIEGLHEDVVHALLKHGADANFRPRSGGTPLLRLSRFRLAKWEERRRALIIVRHLLRYNVDVNARDNRQRTPLILAAQSDNPELVAMLLNHGAEVNLRDKYGENALMRAIEKGAMNIVHQLLDNGADVTLNDACGCSPLHIAAERGDSAIVSLLLQYKSPIDAPDADGYTPLMFAVRGKHPQNVSLLLEHGADRTVRDHDGNTALILADRLALQQIHDLLAAQEAVAK